Genomic segment of Dromiciops gliroides isolate mDroGli1 chromosome 3, mDroGli1.pri, whole genome shotgun sequence:
ACTGGGGCAGGCCAATGAGCCTTCCCCCTCAATGCAGGTATCTACTCCAGGTTCTCCGCAGATGATGCTGTGCTTGCATATTTCCAGATCCTGTGAGCTGACTCCATTGTAGGTAGCAGTGAGGTGTGGGAAGATAAGGAGGATGGGGGTTAGGAGACTTCCCAGGATTTCATTCTTCCTGTtactaattagttgtgtgaccttcagGAAATCATTAAATTGTTCTGAGCCACAGGATAGGGTTCAACACTTCAGTAACTATCTTCTTTACCTGCCAAAAGTAATGTGAGGATCAATTAAAATCTGAGTGATTATACCAACAAGGTGTCATTAATTGTATCCTTTACATTGTGGCAATAATTGTTGGTTGGagtggaacaagcatttattgaatgcctactttTTGCCCACCACTATGTTAAtagctttccaaatattatctcatttgattttcatagcaATCTTGAGAGGCAGGTGATATTATGatcttgttttacatatgaggaaactgaggaatgcaacagttaaatgacttgcccagggtcatccaaatagtaaatatctgaggctggatttcagctcaggtcttgTTGATTACAGGTCCAGCAGCTAGTGTCCTCTTGTTTCAGAAAGAGACACAAAATAGGATTAAGTGTTCAGCAGATGGATTCAggtgatattttcattttctttatctttcagaTGGGGAATATAGGCCTGAAACCAAGGACTTCTCTCCAGAGATGGTTATTTCTGTGGAGCCCTCATCCCAGCATGGACTCAAGCAGTGCAGTGAAGAGAAGAATTCTGGGGAAGTAAAAATAAACCACATGAAAACTCCCACTAAAGTCAGAGGCTGTGATTGTGGCCAAAGCATCAGGCTAGAACTCATGCTTTTCTCAAAACAGAGAACATCTATAGAAGATCTTTACAAATGTGATGGAAAGAACTTCATTGTGTCTTCTGACCCAAGGAAATGTCAAAAAATATCCTCAAATGAGATAGTTTCCAAGTATGACGAATGTGGGGAGGCCTTCATTTCCAAACCAGATTTTATTGAATATCATAGACTATATGTTGGAAAGCAACCTAATGACTGTAATGACTGTGAGAGAGTTGCTAACCTTAgccatttcattcattcctttgagaCAAATAATATTGAAGAGAAATCCATTAACTATAATGGATTTGGGGAAATTTCTACCCCAAATATTCAATTTATGGAAAATCAGAGAATTTACCCTACTGGGCAACCTTATGAATATAATGGATGTGTGATGCCTCTCAATCACAGCTTTTCTGTTACTTCCCATCAAAGGAGTTATACTGATAAGAAACCTTTTGTATGCAATGCTTGTGGGAATGTCTTCCTCTGGAGTGCCCAActtactcagcatcagagaattcatgctGGAAAGAAACCTCATGAATGCCATGAATGTGAGAAGGCTTTCTGTCTGAGAGAATCACTTACAAGAAATCAAAGGATTCATACTGTAGAAAAACCCTATgggtgtaatgaatgtggaaaggcctttcGCCGTAGAGGACAGCTTACTAGACACCAGAGAatacacactggagagaaacctcacgaatgtaatgagtgtgggaaggCCTTCTACCAGAAAGACCAGTTcactcaacatcagagaattcatactggagagaaaccttatggatgCAAAGAATGTGGAAAGGTCTTTCGAGTGAGAACACAGCTTACTCAACATCTACgtattcacactggagagaagcctcacaaatgtaatgaatgtgggaaggccttcaggcAGAGAGGCCATCTTACTGTACATCAcaggattcatactggagagaaaccttatgactgtaatgaatgtgggaaggccttccgaCTGAGCACAGAGCTTACtcgacatcagagaattcatactggagagaaaccttatggatgtaatgagtgtgggaaggCCTTTCGACTGAGCACAGAACTTACTCGACATCAGAGggttcatactggagagaagccttatggaTGTAATCACTGTGGAAAGGTCTTCCGCCAGAGCACACACCTTACTCAACATCAGCGTATTCATACTGGAGTGAAGTCTCATAATGTAATTTATGCAGGAAAACCCATTTTTGGAACACACAGCTTACCAAACCCTGCAGAATTCCACAGAGAAACCTTTTGAGTGTTATGTGGAAAGACTGGTGGTGGTGGGAGCATTGTATTATACTTCCCCCTACCACCTTCCTTGCAGGTTATGGTTGTTTTCCCTTAAAAATTTTGACATTTCTCATGTCTTGGTTGGCTCAGATGACTAAGGACTTCAACTACTGATGTCATTTCCTAAGCCCCTGAGTACAAAGCAGCCATGAAGACTTGGAAGGGGGGagtgtgtcttttaaaaaatgcttattttggggggcagctaggtggcacagtggacaaagcactggccctggattcaggaggacctgagttcaaatccagcttcaaacacttgacacttactagctatgtgaccctgggcaaaccactcaaccctcattgccccaccaaaaaaaaaaaaagaaagaaagaaagaaagaaaaaaaaagcttatcgTTTAATGTTCACTtagaaaattttgagttccatattctcttcctctAGTCCCTTCTCTACCCATCAAGAAGgcaaagcaatatgatacccattatacatgtgaaatcatgcaaagcatattgcaaaaaaccccaagaaaaattaagtaaaaaaaatctgcttcaatCTGCTCTTAGTGTTTATCCATGTTTTGTAGGTGAATAGTATTTTtattcatcagtcctttggaattgttgtggatcattgtcttgatcaaagtagctatCTTTCACAGTTAATTAATGTtagaatattgctattactgtgtatgctgttatcctgtttctgctcactctactttgcatcagtttatatcaATCCTAGTTTTTCTGAAGCTATCCTCTTTGTCATagagcacaacagtattccatcactagggtgacatttaaaaagtctgagagacataatttctaggtaatcattttatcaataatgctagcatattattaataaaagggatGATAGTTTTGCCATCTCTCTTAGACAAAAGACACTCATGGCAGTGGGCTcgcagtttatatgcccttggaagagtggcaATTAACTCTCATTGGTTAACAAGAAGAGAGAATGACTATTATGAGAGGTGAACCTGTTCTAATGAGGGGATTGGGAATGTGACTTTGTTCATGTTATTTCCTTCCAAATCACCCCCAGCCTAGGGGAAATCTAGATAAAGAATCTATATCCCCCACTGaagcctgagtagaacacaatgggctagAGTTTCACCTTAGTTTAATTCCTTCTAAGGTTGGGTGGGATCACAATGCCTAGATTGAGGAGGATGTTAATCCTATCTAGTATCAGTCCTGTCCTTCTGAGGCTGAGCTTtaaaatgaggactttagaaaaaagggggaaaactctGGATCTCCCTAAAGAATTTGTTACTAGTAATCGCTTCtttcactatcatataccacaacttgtttagtcattctccagttgatgggcatcccttcaatttgcaattccttgccaccacaaaaagagctgctataaatatttttgtacaagtgggttattttcctttgatctctttggaatacagacctagtaatgctattgctgggtcaaaaggtatgcacagtttgatggccctttgggcatagttccaaattgttctccagaatcattaggtcagttcacaactccaccaacagtgcattattgtCCTGAATTTCTCACAACCCatataaaatcattttccttttctgttatgttagccaatctggtaggtatgtGGTGGTACCTaagaattgttttaacatgtgtttctttaattattagtgatttgggggaGATACCTTTTGAGTGCTTAGGTGGTGGACCATGATGGACAAAGGAACTTTATTCAACTCAATCAACTTGAGATATCTACAATGTCaatccttgttgaatatctttTCACTATGGTTAAGTAAAtatctttcttaattctttttaaaaattttatttataataataaacattttaatttatattttagggttccaatttttattactcttcctgcccccctccccttccccttccctgaggtccaaacaatcagatatgggttatacatgtatgattatgtaaaccattaccatatttgttattttgtacaagaaaacttgattaaaagaaaaaaaattagagaaagtgaaaaacagcatgcttcaatctgttcaatcaatatgtttttctctggaggtagatagtgtgtttcatcatgaatcctttgggattgtcttggatcattgtattgctgagaatagttaagtcattcacacttcttcatcaaacaatattgctgtcactgtgcttgatgttctcttgcttctgttcacttcactatacatgagttcatacaATGCtctccaggactttctgaaatcatcctgtttgtcatttcttatagcactaaagtattccatcacaatcatataacacagtttatttagtcattccccaatagatgggcatttctttgatttccaattcttggttaccacaaaaagagctgctagaaatatttttgtacatataggtcttttcctctttttggggatgtctttggaatataaacagcagtagtattgctggatcaaagggtatgcacagttctatagccctttgggcatagttccaattgctTTTGTAACAATTGGAGCAATGCCACCcactggagagttactgtaggaaagctccaccatgaggagaagacatctgagggcaagccatgtggcttgggaggtcacttccttggtgtcaggaagtgacgtttgctcgtgggtactgtctatcaaagctatcagccaattagcttggagctgtgtgtgtggggacaggacttccagttttcacaggacgCTTGTGGAatgaagaaggggtggttctcttttgtcaggactctcgtggagagtggaacAAAAATTGCTgcctccctgagatagatagctgtaggcatctaggcctctttccaccaaatccttattctccttaataaatgcttaaaagtctaaactcttgctaaagcttataatttattgacaaccactcagatattttagacaaactagctagaattttagctccttacagatggctgaccatgaagaggaaagctgaaccttgaTCTTCTGACTTTCCAGTTTGGTAAGAATTTTCCCAGATTTCCCATGTGCTTatctctttcagttttaaattgCCTGTTAAGTATATACTTTAACTCTTAAGTACTCttagcctcctattttcaagACCGGGGACTGTGGGACCAAGGAGGACTTCTGGGTTTTAGTGTTCTAAGCTTCTTCTGGCTTTTCAACCAGGTCAAGATTGACCTCGTGTTTAAGTTCAGTCCTTATGAATTCGAATCAGtaggaaagctactcatggattgAGATAAGGGAAAACTGACAGTGAAATAAAACATGACCAAGGGAAATCTGATTAGACTGTGTTTTATATGGCATAGATTATTAGAGGAAGAATGGCCTGAACATGGGACATTTAATCCCCAAAGATTGAAGCATTTACAAGGAATCCTATGCCACTGGCCATCTAAAACATTGACTTTATTGGAAAGTCTGGAGTAAAGCAAGCAGAAAACTGATACAAGGGGATACAAGAGAAGTTTGAAACTGAGCCTGTTTCTCAGGCTGGAATGCTAAATAGCCCAACTTCTATTTCCTCTACAGAAAATTCACCTTTAGGGGAAacagaaaaaccccaaattctTCCCTTTCAAGACATTTTCACCCATGACCGAAAGGATATTGTAGTAAAACTCAGACAATATACACCTTTTGGGCTCAAAAACTTGAAttcatggaaacaaaatattcctaaatttgatgaagaacCCAaacagttatcagccagtttagagcaattttcagaggatatcagcccactttGGGGTGATGTTATTGATCTCATGGAAAttatattatccccaggggaaagagctgatatattagCTGCAGTGAACTCCTTAGAAACATTAGGAAAAGTTACTATTGGATGGTCTTTAGAAAACCctaactgggaccccaatatccctgagcattttgatgagttgcaggaagcaagggaaacattgttgaaggcaatggagTCTGGTGCTACCAAGACTGATAACTgacaaaaatttatagatacagttcaggaacctaatgaaagacctaatagattctatgatagaTTGTGTAAGAGTGTTAAACAATATACTAGATTGGACCCATAAGATTCTAGAGATGCTCATTTTATCTGTAATCATTTTGTGAATCAATCCTtaccagaaatatggaaatattttgaaaagtagtgtccaggttggaatgccctgagtactgacagaattaaagaaatagtaACATatgtttatgaaggaaatgagaaagaagaaaggaacaggcAGAGCATTTTAGCTCCATTACAGGAAACCACAAGGTAGCAAGGTCAGGCAGTTGGGAATCACTATCAACCCCTGAATTGCTATAAACCCactagattttgctattactgcaatagaCAGGGACACATAATGCGGTACTGTAGAATAAGGGAAAGGGAACTTAGACAGATGATGACTGGGGAATTCAGAAACCCTTTCAGGGGGAAGAATCAAAACAGTTATAGACCCACTCAGGGAGGCGCAGAGAAGCAGAATCAAAACAGTTATGGATCCTCTCAAAGAAGTACAGAGGGGCAGAACCAAAACACTTATAGATCctttcagagagaaacagaggactGATGGAGGGGAAAGGATGGTAGAATCTGAAGATTTTACCTTTTCAGACCCCAATATCTTTAGCCCTTGTGCCAGTCTATTCACATTCTCAGGTTGGgggagatacctctgttgcttcctatatacaggaattacaaaccaggctacatgaactccatgaggcagggacagcagtacaggctggccccttggacttctccttacatgatttgagacCAGGAGACAATGTATACATTAAaaattttcagggcagctaggtggctcagtgaatagagcatcaaccctggaatcaggaggacctaagttcaaatctggtctcagacacttaacacttactgtgttaagctgtgtgaccctgggcaagtcacttagccccaattgcctcacccccccaccccaattttttttttcaatggacTAGTGGGACTCAGCCAACAtaggaaggtcctttccaggtattgCTAACAACTCTGACAGCTATTAAAATCAGAGAGGAGAAGGACTCCTGGATCCATTGTTCCCATGTAAAACAGGTACCAGCACATGTAgactattgaatttcattgtctcttatttttccatgtgtattttgttctattcatctatctattttttaactaatgcaagatggttttgatttcataatgtaATATtgtcatcaagaatgcctgaaagggggaagctaggtggtgcagtggataaagcactggccttggattcaggaggacctgagttcaaatctgacttcagacacttgacacagctggtaaagctgtgtgaccctgggcaaatcacttaaccctcattgccctgccaaaacaacaacaacaacaaaaataatgcctgaaagtcctctctttcattgaattcccatttccccccctgaaagattatactgttttgctgggtaggtgatttttggttgtaatccctgtccttttgccttctggaatatcatattccaagtcttcctgtcttttaatgtagaagctgctagatcttgtctcatcctgactgtggctccacaatatttgaattgtttctttctggctgcttgtaatattttctccttgacctgagagctctggaatttggctataatattcctgcagattttcattttgggatctcttttaggaggtgatcagtggattctttcaatttctattttgtactctggttctagactatcagggcaattttctctgataatgttttggaagatgatgtatagactcttttttttcatcatgactttcagacagtccaataattttcaaattatctctcctggatctattttccaggtcagttgtttttccaaggagatatttcacattgccttctattttttcattcttttggttttgctttattgtgtcttgatttctcataaagccattaacttccatttgcttaatcctaatttttaaggagttattttcttcagagagcttttggacctccttttccatttggccaattcggctttgcaagctgttgacttttttcattattttcttgtatcactctcatttctctttccattttttcctctacctctcttactttattttcaaagtcctttttacccttctgtggcctgagaccaattcatatttttcttggaagctttggatgtagaaggtTTGgcctttttatcttcttctgagtgtgttttgtttgtttgtttgtttttcttgtgaggcaattggggttaagtgacttgcccagggtcacacagctagtaagtgtcaagtgtctgaggctggatttgaacttaggtcgtcctgaatccagggccggtgctctatccactgtgccacctagctgccccttgagggcatattttgatcttccttgtcacatagaaactttctagggtcagcattttttctgttttctcattttcccagtttatttcttgactttgaactcttggttaaagtggggaactgcttccagggtggagggtgcactgtcccaaacttcaggggatTTGAGTAGGTGTTCTCTCAGattcttctaggaatttttaagtCCCTGATTCTTCCCagctggtatgatttaagaagaaacATGTTCACCACTCCTCTGGCCTGTGCCCTGgcctgcaagcaaccacaggcctgcttctctgccctGGGACCTGGAACAAAGTCCTACTCTACTGTGGATGTAAGCTCTTGTATgtttgtgcccctcccccacatgggaccaccacccaagactgtgaccagGATCTgagcacaggcaaaacaacagagtcccacctcaACACCAGT
This window contains:
- the LOC122749020 gene encoding zinc finger protein 501-like produces the protein MVISVEPSSQHGLKQCSEEKNSGEVKINHMKTPTKVRGCDCGQSIRLELMLFSKQRTSIEDLYKCDGKNFIVSSDPRKCQKISSNEIVSKYDECGEAFISKPDFIEYHRLYVGKQPNDCNDCERVANLSHFIHSFETNNIEEKSINYNGFGEISTPNIQFMENQRIYPTGQPYEYNGCVMPLNHSFSVTSHQRSYTDKKPFVCNACGNVFLWSAQLTQHQRIHAGKKPHECHECEKAFCLRESLTRNQRIHTVEKPYGCNECGKAFRRRGQLTRHQRIHTGEKPHECNECGKAFYQKDQFTQHQRIHTGEKPYGCKECGKVFRVRTQLTQHLRIHTGEKPHKCNECGKAFRQRGHLTVHHRIHTGEKPYDCNECGKAFRLSTELTRHQRIHTGEKPYGCNECGKAFRLSTELTRHQRVHTGEKPYGCNHCGKVFRQSTHLTQHQRIHTGVKSHNVIYAGKPIFGTHSLPNPAEFHRETF